Genomic window (Oryza sativa Japonica Group chromosome 3, ASM3414082v1):
agaatccaaaaatacgaaaccctaaccctagccgtcGCTGTCCTCCTTGTGGCCGTTGCCTGCTCCCGTCGCCGTCACCAGATCCGCCGCCCCCATGCCTACCCACTACCCGCCGACGccaccctcccctccggccgcacCGCTGTCGACTCTACCCTCCCCTCTGGCCGCACTGCTGCCGATGCCCCTCCCCTTCGCCGGATCTAGGAGGGAAGCGAAGGAATGCTGCTCATTGACATATGGCcctatgtgggtcccactgacTCAGCTTGTCACGTCACATCAACTAAAATTGGGTATAATACTGCTTAGGATGTCGGGTGAGCCGGTTTTGTAAATTAATAACGGTATTTGGGTTTAGGGGTGAAATTCAGACTCAGCAAAAATGTGAGAAACTAAAGTGAACTTAGTTACATTGATTAATGACAGTTTAGGCCCATAACCATGTTGGTCTCCGTCAGCCGCTCTTCAACTCGGCCCAGTTATTCGTGGGCCAGCCATCCTGGCCCATGTACCGTCAGCCGAGCCATTACGACGCTGTCCCAGAactccacgtgggccccacctgtcagccacaACCCCCGTGCCCCGtcccatcgccaccgccgcgccgccaatTTCAAACGCTAGAAgccgcggacggcggcggctaaaAAACCAAACGGACTCGCCGCGTCCGCTTCGTCCAgatccgcctccgccctccgccaccGCAGGTAAATCCCCAAATTTCAAATCCTCCTCTTCCCCCCACACCTCCACATTTTCTAGGGTTTCCATGCCCGATCTCTAGCCATGTCCCGCTCCTTCTTCCCGACCTGCTCCTCCCTCAAAGGTGGGTGGGTTGggtctggccgccgccgccgccgcggctttCCGCGAGATTTTGGTTGGGTTGGAATGCGTACTGTGCGTTCTCACATTGGGGGTTGATTTGTGTGTTTTGGTGCAGTGGAAATGGAGGAGATGTGCAGGGAGATGGACGAGCTGAGGTCGGAGGTGGAGGCGCTCACGGCAGAGTGCCGCGCCAAGGCGGAGCTCGCCGAGGGGCTCAAGCGGGCGGGCGCCGAGCAGGCGGCGCGGCTCCGGGAggcgagggcggaggcggagaggcaGGCGCGGGAGGTCGCCGCCCGGGACGAGGAGATCTCCTCCTCGGGGGAGGCGCGCCGGGAGCTGGAGGCCAGGCTCGCGGAGAAGGAGCAGGCGCTGCGGCACCTCTGCGCGGCGCACGAGGGGCTCAGGAGCAGCGCCAGGGAGAGGAGCGATGCCCTGGAGGCGGAGAAGCGGGAGCTCGTCGCGGCGCTGGAGGAGTCCGAGGCGAGGCGGCTCGAGCAGGAGGCGGCCGCGCGCTCGTGCGGCGAGGAGGTTGCCCGGCTCAGGAGGTTGCTGTCGGAGAAGGAAAAGAAGTGCTCGGAGGCTGAGCAGAGGGCATTGGCACCGAAGGAGGTGATGATGAGGGACGATATGCTGCTGAAAATGGAGGACCAGAAGGCCGCCGTCGAGGGGAAGCTCAAGTGGAAATCTGAGCAGTTTAGGCACCTCGAGGATGCACTCAAAAAGGTCCAGGATGAATTCAGGGCCGCGAAGAAGGAATGGGGCTCTGATAGATCAATGTTGGTTGATCAGATTGGCACTCTTGAGGTCAATTTGGATTCCAAGACCAGAATGGCTGAGGATTTTCGGTCAAGGCTCGAGATGTGCAGCCAGGCATTAGCCCATGAGGAAGGCCGCCGGAAGCTGCTCGAGGCGGAGATGTCTGAATTGAAACACTTGTATGGTAATGTGGTCTCCGATTATGAAGAGGCGAGGTCCACAATTGAGTCGCTTGCCGCAAAGCGGGATGGGGAGATCGCATCGTTGAGAAGCTCACTGGCTGAGAAGGTCACATTGCTCAAGGAAATGGAGTATGGGAAGGCACGTCTTGAGCAAGAAAATGAGGATATGCGATCTTCGTTGAAGGAACACCAGGAGGCTCAGATTGGTGGTGCAGATGCTGTAGTTTCATTGAAGGTTCTGCAGCAGAAGTTCCGAGCTCTAGAACAGACGCATAGAAACTGCATTGATAAGCTGAGAGATAAAGAGGCAGAATGGAAAACACAGATGGAGAAGCTTGGGAGTGAGCTGGATGGATGCTTGTCACAGTTAGATTCTAAAGATACACTTATCAAGCAAATGCAGATTGAGCTTCTGAGCAGTTATAGCTCCCTGGAGATGCAAGCTGTGCAGAATTGGGAAGCTTCAGTAGCTCTTGTTATTGTAGAATCAAAACTTTATGATTCTTGCTCATATTTTGAAACGATTCAACTGGATATGCAGAAGAACTGTGCACAACTTGAGCACAATTTTGCTGCTGCAAGAAAGCAGTTAGAGGAAGATAACTGTGCCATTGCTCAATCTCAAGCTGAGCGGGCACAACAAGTTGAGGTAATAGCAACATTGCATCAAAGAATTGAGCAGCTTGAACACATGGAAAAGGAACGTGAAGAGATGCAAAGGCAGCTTGATACATACAATCTTGACAATGCATCAAGAGATGTTCACTGCTTAAAAGGTGAATCTTCAGAAGAGGAAAAAGGCCTGCATGAGAAACTGCAGAAAGCATTATCTGATTTGGATGAAGCATACTCTGCAGTTTCTGAGCGGGAGAGTGAGCTGAGCCAAATAGAAATCAATCTTCATAAGCAAAAACAAGCAATGGAGCATTTGGAAGAGCTCAAACTTTCTATGGAAAATGAACTAAAGGGCTATATGGATGAGAACAATGTACTGAAAAGAGATCTTATTGCAACAACAGAAATTGAAAAGTCCctaagagaagaaaaggagaaattaCTAGGTGCTCTCAATGAAGCAAACTCTGCCCTTTCTGAGAAGAACTGTGAACTGAGACAATCTGAAATCATTCTTCATCAGCAAAAGCAAGCACTAGAACATTTGGAAGAACTGAGAGTCAATATGGAGACTGAAATCAAGGGCTACATTGATGAAATTTGTGTCCTGAAGAGGGATCTAGATGCTACCCATATGGCTAAAATAGAAGCCGAGAAGACTTACAGTGAAGAAAATGAGAAGTTGCTATGTGCTCTTGATGAAGTAAACTGTTGTCTTTTGGACAAGAAGAATGAGCTTGACCAAGTCACAGAAAATCTTCATCAGCAAATGCAAGCAGTGGAAGAATTTGAAAAGTTGAGAGTTAGTATGGAAACTGAGCTAGGGCGCTACATGGATGAAAACTCTGTGCTAAAGAGTGATCTGGTTTCTGCTCTTAATTCCAAAATGGATGCTGAAGAGTCTCTTAGGGAAGAAAAGGATAAGTTATGCAGTATAATAGATGAGAGGTGCAGGAATATTGACGAGCTTCAGCAACACATCGCTGTGCTGGAAGAAGAAAATTTAGATAAAAAGCTTGATGTGGCAGGTCTTATCAAGTCAGAGGCTGACAGGTCCATTCAAGAAGTCAATAGAAAGTACTCTGAAATCGTTGAGGTCTTTGACAAAAAGCTTTTGGAACTTGAAACAAGGCTCAGTTTCTTCGAACAGAAATACACATGCAGAGAGCAAGAACTCATGGAAATGTTTGATCAGGAGGAAGCTGATTGGTATACACTaattgcagaaaaagaaaatgctatTTCTGAAATTCAAGAAAATGTTGAATCTGCTCAAGTTGACATTAAGCACCTAGTCGAATCTGCTTCAGAAAAGCTAGCAGAAGTTCAGGTTGAGGTTCGGCAACTATATTGTTTAGCAGGAAATCTTAATTCACTCAATCTTATCCAAGAGCATGATAATTTGTTCAAGGACATGCTCATTGAAGAATGTGAAAGAGAGCTTAAGGCAGTGCAAGTAAATTTAGCGTTGGAGAAACAACAGTCCAACAATTTGAAGAATGATCTTGAGCAACTCAAAGCCAAGGCAACTGCAGAGATGTTAGAAAATGTAAAGGAGCATCTGGAAGTTGCAAATAAGCTGAGATCTTTGGAGGAAAGAAAAGAAGTACTGGATGAGCATGTAGGAGAGTTGAAGTCTAGGACAAAGAATATGTGCAATGCCTTTGTTCAAGAGAGGAAAAATTTATTTGATGAGTTGACTGGACTGGTCGATACCATTGGAGCAGCAATTCATGTAGATGAAGATCTGATGACAAGCTTGACAAAGATCATGCATAAAGTTAATAATGAAGAAGCCTTCCGGAATTCTAGTAGCAAAGAAATGCTTAGCTCGGAGAATATAAATGCGAGGAATTCTGCACCCTTGGTCAGGAATAAATCTGTACAGCTCCCAGATAGAAGATTACCATTGAAGGAGCACAACTATTAGCCTTCGTAGCTGAGGACAGATTGTGTACTGACATTGTTGTTATCTTAGCATCCTGTCTCTCTGGATCCACATAGGCTTTACATGCTACCTGTAGATTTGTGCTGCCATTTGTGTTGTGTTGTTTATACGCAATGGCTATGCTCATCCTACATTTCTTATGTATCAGCTTTACCTTTAAACTAATTTATTATTTTGACTACCTAGAGGAATGAGATTATTCCTTTAAAACATGTGCTCATTTCATTATTTTAATCACCATCAGCTGTGTTGTGATCAGCAGTTGATTGCTTAGATGAATATTTGGCATCAGATGTAAATCTGCTAGTTACTTTTAATTGCTTGTGCATTTTCCTAAGCTCGTAAACAGCAAGTTCTGAAATGTTCATGTTAATACACCTAAGTTGACTTGTTTGAATTGTTGAAAAGCCACTAGAATAGctctgaaaaaaattgagagaATATCCAAATGAGGTGCTGCATCATAAGAATTTTTCAGTAGCAAGTAGATTCTCCCATTCCCTTGTCTATGAGGAATCTGCTGTCAGTTGGTATGTAAGATTACgtatgaaaatttttgtttgtgCAATTACGTCTGTTGTAAATTTAGTGAAGTTTTTTTCCTTAAAATTTCTCATTTGTAAGAGCAACCTGCGTTGCTTATCATAGTGATTTTCTCTGGGACAGAAATAACTAGATAGCATACCAAGGCTTCAACTGGTAAGGTAAGCAGTTATTTTTACATGTTACAGTTTCACTAGTTTACCGAGGGAGTGAAACTGACAAAATCAGACCAGAATCTCCTGGTAAGGTCATGCACTCATGCAAGTAAAGAAGAGGGCTGACTTGTTACATGGTTCTCTAGTCCTTTGCAATATACTGTCATCTCTCAAGATGCATAGTTTGTGGAGCTGTATTCCTAACAAGATGAATATCTTCATTGGTTCCTGGTGATTCAACTATATGTCCActtttgaatgaatttgaacATTTGAAATAACGTGTCTGGTTGGGTGATGAACTCAATCTTTGATTCTTTTCTGTAGGACTGAAGAACCTGTGGCCTGTATTCTTTAATTACTCTTTCTCAGTTTATATGGTCACTGAATTTTTCTCGTGCATCTTTATATGCATGATTGTAGCAGGTTTGCCTGTTTGAATTCCTATCGAACTGTGATCTGCTAGTTGTTAAATATTCAGattatttttttgttctgtAGCCTACTGCCCTTTCATAACTGATGTTCCTGTTATTTCATCCCCAATGTTCATTGTGAGGTTAAATGTAAGTTTTGTGGTGACGTTGTCAATCTGTAGGTTCTTATTTGAACTTGTGAAATTTTGACATACCAGGATGCTACCTGCTATTATACGAGATTAGGCGCTCAGTTGTGTGGGTTTTCTTCCCTGTTATCATTGAGTCAAAATGGCCGTAACATCTTGAATCACTAGCAACTGGCCAATCCAAAACTCTAATAGTGCTTCCTATTTTCTGCAGGAATTCACTGATTAAGTAGGAGTTGTAATCACTCCGTTATTTGATACATATCTCAGGACCATTATGTCAACAGTTAATCTGATCTGCAGGTTATATTGCTCTATAGGCTTATAATGCAGAGTTGCGACCCATACACATAATTTCAGATGAAAATACATCTATTTTGTCTTCCTTCTGGAATACAACCTGAGATTTTGTATCAACTGGTCTGATCATACCCTTTGTGCTCTTGGACAGGGCTTAACTGAAGTTTAAGGTAGCTGAAGACAACATGACCAATATTTGCTTCAGAAAAGAGGGTCTGCACTGGAGCAAACAGCCAAGAACAGTCCAAGCTTGCTGCAAGGAAGGTAAAAGCCAATGATAATATCATTTGATCATTACATATGCTCTGCATCATGTCTCCATCATGCAAGGAGAATCGTTCATCGATCCTTATTTCAGTCGTTTTGCTGAATTGTTTTCAACAATTTTTATCGAGTGCAAATCAATTTCTGTTTGGCCTTAGAATAACTGACTAAAGTTTTTGCCATTTTCTAATGTAAAGTTATGACAGCCTAAGATATTGCATGTTGTACAGCCTAAGAATCCCCTTTTACACGTTACAGTTTCACTCATTTTAAGGAGATATTTGATGATGCTAAAAAAACCAGATGAAAACCTTCTTCCCAGGAGAATGCAAACCAGTAAGAACTGCATCCTTACTAACCGGCCTTTGGTCTGTTGAAACATACTGGGGCCATACCTCAAGATCCGAAGCTTGTGCATCTGTATTAAATTGGTTTGCAGCTCTGACATGGGCAAAATCTGAAAAGCATTGTTGTTGGTTGAATACTGGAGCGAAGTGGAGAAAAACTgctgaagaaatcaatcatAATGTGTGGGGGATAATACACCGTCTGAATGGCTGTTTTGTTCATTCTGAACCTTCTCCTGGATACAATTACTTTCAGTATTGTATAGAACTGAGGACATATTAATAGGCTCTTTGGTCTAATTAAATCAAGGTAACTTCTTCGCTGATATTCAGTCTGAGTATGCAGTGTTTGTGGTCTAAGGAAATCAAGATAACTTCACTTATAATCTGTCTTTAAATGCAGTACTTGTGGCTGATATCCGGCTTGCAAACAGACATGCTGGAATCGTGGACAAGGAATTTCATATTCCATTATTTTGTGAGAAAGTAAGCTTCTGCACTCAGCTGATTGCGTAATTACcttctcgttttgcgtaaaacacttaatctttatcttcatgtttatcttcagaagattcaaaTACCACCTGAATCTGCTTGCTTTATTGAATTCCCTGATGAATCATTGCCCCATGAAACGCTGCAAGGTTGTCAAGCAATCATAATTATCTATGAATTTTTGAAACAATCAACAGCACACATCAGTCTTAAACTGCCCGTACCATTGTTCAGAATTtacttcatttatttatttacagtCAAAGAATCAATCTTAATCCATCAATTCATCCCGTGGTCAAAACTAAAACCACAAATCGTCCAAACTAAATATTGGACGAAGATCAGGATGTTGCAATGGCAATTACAAGCATTTACAGCTTCAGTTCTGATTTCTGAAGATAGAAATTGAATCTTCTcaatttctgtaaatattatcTACAAGAGGCATGGTTACTGGTTACAAAGACTAAGCCCTAACTATCACTCCAACTCCCAGCAAGCTCTTCGGCTGTCCATCTCCATGGCCACCATGGCCGCCTTCGCCGCTTCTTGGCCGCCGGCCGGTTGCGCGCCATTGACGTTCTTGGACATGGAGGGCAGCGGGCGCACCGGCCACGCCGGCGGTGGCaggtcgcggcggcggtggcagcagcagcagcagcagcagctctggcggcggcggtcgtagAAGCACTGGTGCGAGTGgctgccaccggcggcgagctcctgcgCGCTGCGCGCTCGCcgcatgggcggcggcgcggcggggagcccggcggcgagccccatctcgctccgggcgcgccgcaTCATCATCGGGGGCGCCGCGACGGGTGGGTGTgggcggcgccgctgctggacgccggcggcggcgtcaacgGCGGTGGAGACGAACACCCGGAAGCTCGCGGACGGCCGCGTCGCCCTGAGGCGGTCGTACTCGTCGCGCATGTGGGCGAGCTCCTCGTCGGAGGTGACCGACACCAGGAGGTCCTCGTCGGGACCC
Coding sequences:
- the LOC4333781 gene encoding uncharacterized protein At4g38062 — protein: MSRSFFPTCSSLKVEMEEMCREMDELRSEVEALTAECRAKAELAEGLKRAGAEQAARLREARAEAERQAREVAARDEEISSSGEARRELEARLAEKEQALRHLCAAHEGLRSSARERSDALEAEKRELVAALEESEARRLEQEAAARSCGEEVARLRRLLSEKEKKCSEAEQRALAPKEVMMRDDMLLKMEDQKAAVEGKLKWKSEQFRHLEDALKKVQDEFRAAKKEWGSDRSMLVDQIGTLEVNLDSKTRMAEDFRSRLEMCSQALAHEEGRRKLLEAEMSELKHLYGNVVSDYEEARSTIESLAAKRDGEIASLRSSLAEKVTLLKEMEYGKARLEQENEDMRSSLKEHQEAQIGGADAVVSLKVLQQKFRALEQTHRNCIDKLRDKEAEWKTQMEKLGSELDGCLSQLDSKDTLIKQMQIELLSSYSSLEMQAVQNWEASVALVIVESKLYDSCSYFETIQLDMQKNCAQLEHNFAAARKQLEEDNCAIAQSQAERAQQVEVIATLHQRIEQLEHMEKEREEMQRQLDTYNLDNASRDVHCLKGESSEEEKGLHEKLQKALSDLDEAYSAVSERESELSQIEINLHKQKQAMEHLEELKLSMENELKGYMDENNVLKRDLIATTEIEKSLREEKEKLLGALNEANSALSEKNCELRQSEIILHQQKQALEHLEELRVNMETEIKGYIDEICVLKRDLDATHMAKIEAEKTYSEENEKLLCALDEVNCCLLDKKNELDQVTENLHQQMQAVEEFEKLRVSMETELGRYMDENSVLKSDLVSALNSKMDAEESLREEKDKLCSIIDERCRNIDELQQHIAVLEEENLDKKLDVAGLIKSEADRSIQEVNRKYSEIVEVFDKKLLELETRLSFFEQKYTCREQELMEMFDQEEADWYTLIAEKENAISEIQENVESAQVDIKHLVESASEKLAEVQVEVRQLYCLAGNLNSLNLIQEHDNLFKDMLIEECERELKAVQVNLALEKQQSNNLKNDLEQLKAKATAEMLENVKEHLEVANKLRSLEERKEVLDEHVGELKSRTKNMCNAFVQERKNLFDELTGLVDTIGAAIHVDEDLMTSLTKIMHKVNNEEAFRNSSSKEMLSSENINARNSAPLVRNKSVQLPDRRLPLKEHNY